The Phycisphaeraceae bacterium genome segment CCGCGTGGTGCAGACCGCGGTGCAGGAACTGGACTGGAACCCCTCGGACGACGCCCTCAAGATCATCTTCGTGGCCGGCAACGAGTCGGCGGACCAGGATCCCAAGGCGTCCTTCCGCGACCAGTGCCGCGCCGCCATCGCCAGGGGCATCATGGTCAACCCCATCTACTGCGTGTACGGCAGCGATGCGCCGGATGTGGCTTCCGGCTGGCGCGAGATCGCCTCGCTGGCGGACGGCCAGTACGCCGCCATCGACCAGCAGAACGGCACGGTGGTGATCGAGACGCCCTACGACGCGGCGCTCTCCATGCTCTCTTCCGCCGTCAACGCCACGTACATTCCCTTCGGCGCCCAGGGGCAGGCGGGCTGGGCCAACCAGATGCGCCAGGACGCCAACGCCCAGACGCTCAACACCGAAGCCGCCGCCCAGCGCGCCCAGACCAAGGGCGGCGCCATGTACCACTGCTCGTGGGATCTGGTGGACGCCTGCAGCAGGCAGGAGATCAAGCTCGCCGAGGTGAAGGACGAGGATCTGCCCGTCAATATGCGCGCCATGACCGCTGGGCAGCGTCAGGCGTACCTCGACGAGATGCAGACCGCCCGCGCCGCCATCCAGAAGCAGATCACCGACCTGACCACGCAGCGCCAGGCATGGGTGACCGAGTGGCAGAAGCGCCAGGCGGTGGACGAGAGCAGGAGCTTCGACTTCGCGGTGCGCAACATCGTGCGCGAGCAGGCGGCGGCCCGCGGGTTCTCCTTCAAGTCCGATGCCGCCGAGCCGAAGACGGAGCCCGGCGAGCCGATGAAGCCGGTGGACCTGGGCTCGGCGCACCTGTTCGTCAAGATCGCCGGACGGTGGATCGACACCGTTCACGCCAACGAGTTCATGCAGCTGGAGCGTGACGGCAAGGCGGGCGAGATCAAGCCCATCGAACGCGGCACCCCCGAGTACGACGCCGTGCTCAAGCAGCTGCCCCAGACGCATCAGGCCGCCGCGACCGCACTGGACGCGGAAGCAGTGGTGCGCGTGGGCGAGACGTGGCATCGGTTGGCGCCGGCGGCGAAACAGCAGGACGAGGCCGCCACGACCGCTGGACGCGTGGCGGCGATCCAGCCGACCTCGACATCAACTGACATTCGCATGTCAACCGACATCGCCGACCCCGCCGCGCGAGCGGACGTGGAGAAACGCTTCGTCGCGGTGGACGGCGTGTGGGTGGACAAGCGCCTCGCCGATCAGTACCGCGCCGACCCGCGTCATGCCCAGCGGGAGTACGGGATGGGGTATCCCGTGATGGCCATCTACCTCGATCCCGCGTTCGAGACGGCGTTGAGAACGCTGGATGCGGAGTACGCCGCGGTCATCCGCAAGGCGTTCGCACACGTCTCCGGCAACGTCATCGTGATCGCGATCGTCGATGGCAAGCCGGTCGCCTTCGTCGATCTGCGGTGCTGACACGCCGGGTTCTCCCTGCGCGTCCGTGGTGTGCTCCTTCCATCGGGCGGCGCGGCGTGAACCGTCGCGCCGCCCGGCTTCACGTACACTTGAGAGGCCGTCACCCGTCAGCACGTGGTGCTCGGAACTCGGAACTCCATCAGCCCTTCTCCCCCCATGCCTCCCCGCCAGACCATTCTCGTCGTTGAGGATGACGCCCCGATCCGGCGCGGGCTGGTGGACGCCCTCACCTTCGCGGGCTATCGCGTGCAGGAATGCGCGGACGGCGCCAGGGCCGTGGACGCCGCGGTGGAAGGCGGACCGGACCTGGTGCTGCTGGACGTGCTGCTGCCGGGGCGCACCGGCTTCGAGATTCTCGGCGACCTGCGCCGCATCGACCCCACGCTGCCGGTCATCATGGTGACGGCCAAGGGATCGGAGCATGACCGCGTGCAGGGGCTGTCCGGCGGGGCGGATGACTACGTGGTCAAGCCCTTCAGTCCGCGCGAACTGCTGGCCCGCATCGAGGCGGTGCTGCGCCGATCGCCCGA includes the following:
- a CDS encoding response regulator transcription factor; translated protein: MPPRQTILVVEDDAPIRRGLVDALTFAGYRVQECADGARAVDAAVEGGPDLVLLDVLLPGRTGFEILGDLRRIDPTLPVIMVTAKGSEHDRVQGLSGGADDYVVKPFSPRELLARIEAVLRRSPERGTDVSRLRLNGRSIDLNRREVALPGGERRQLSEREASILRYLAVHRTRAVDRDELLHRVWGLDPRGLATRTVDMHVARLREKVDDGEGEAFILTVRAKGYMLAEGVEVQVAARGGTP
- a CDS encoding VWA domain-containing protein, encoding MSRTLLTTSLFAGILSLGCPTFVHTQESVRVREKERAGDDALRQRVVELAICLDTSGSMDGLIDAARQKLWSIVNDLALATPAPKLRVALITYGNTGHPAENGWVHVQTGFTEDLDKVSELLFGLTTNGGDEYVGRVVQTAVQELDWNPSDDALKIIFVAGNESADQDPKASFRDQCRAAIARGIMVNPIYCVYGSDAPDVASGWREIASLADGQYAAIDQQNGTVVIETPYDAALSMLSSAVNATYIPFGAQGQAGWANQMRQDANAQTLNTEAAAQRAQTKGGAMYHCSWDLVDACSRQEIKLAEVKDEDLPVNMRAMTAGQRQAYLDEMQTARAAIQKQITDLTTQRQAWVTEWQKRQAVDESRSFDFAVRNIVREQAAARGFSFKSDAAEPKTEPGEPMKPVDLGSAHLFVKIAGRWIDTVHANEFMQLERDGKAGEIKPIERGTPEYDAVLKQLPQTHQAAATALDAEAVVRVGETWHRLAPAAKQQDEAATTAGRVAAIQPTSTSTDIRMSTDIADPAARADVEKRFVAVDGVWVDKRLADQYRADPRHAQREYGMGYPVMAIYLDPAFETALRTLDAEYAAVIRKAFAHVSGNVIVIAIVDGKPVAFVDLRC